Genomic segment of Gasterosteus aculeatus chromosome 4, fGasAcu3.hap1.1, whole genome shotgun sequence:
GattatttttcaatttaaaaaaatctgactTTTGCTTTCCTTACTCGCCTGCAGGTGTATCTCACCTGGCCTGTCCCCAACTGTGCTGAGGGCTGCCCAGGATCCTGGATCAAAGATGGCTACTGTGACAAAGCTTGCAACAACTCTGCCTGTGACTGGGACGGAGGAGACTGCCTCGGTAAAGGAGATGCAATCCTTATCATTTCTCCCGTGCAAATAGGCACATTTTTCTGATAGGATAAACCTTTTCTCTGACAGGAGCCGCGGGAAACGGTCGGTTTGGGGCCGGCGTCGGCGGTGCCGGGcccggtggaggtggtggacagGTGTGGCAGTTTGCAGGTGGTTTAGGGGGTCTTGGGGCAACGTCGTACTGTAATCAAGGCTGCGCCAACTCCTGGCTGGCGGACAAGTTCTGTGACCAGGCCTGCAATGTCCTCTCCTGTGGGTTTGACGTGGGAGACTGTGGCCAAGGTGAGCTAAATTTAAAGTTGctatataacaataataaaaaggttgttgttggtgttctCTGATCAAGGGTTTTGCCTTCATCGTGtaatcatttctgttgtagAGCACTTCACCGAGCTGCTTCGTGTGACGCTAATGAGGAACCAGAGCCTCTACACGCTCCCGGTCGGTGAAACTAGGCCATATTTCAGTTTTGAAAGACTGGCCCGCAGAATCTCCGAGGCCCACGTCAGCGACAACCCGGCGCTCCGCCACTCCTCCGTCGCCAACAAGTGGAAGACTAttcacctgctgctccacccggGTCACAACGCTACGCAGCTCCAGTACAATCTGACCTTCCAGAGAGACGACGCCACCGAGTTCGTAATGAGCTTCAGCGTGGCCGTCGACACCCGCGAGGTGCCTCAGGCTAACGTGTCCCAGGCTGCCAGCAAGGACAGCGACCAGGACCCGAAGCCGACCTCGACTCCGGAGCCAACGGTCCCGTTCGCGGACGTTCCCGAGGACCAACGCGGCCCCAGGATCCAGAAGAGCCAACCCGGTGAGCCTCTAGTTGTCGTAGAAGCGCCTTCGCTGAATGTGTCGCTTCTACCGGCTGCTGTGCAAAGCGAGCTGCaaaagctggaggagaagcttcTGATCGGTGACATTACTGTGAAGGGTTATAACCTCACGAAGGCTGGACTTCTAAAGCCTTACAAGGCACTGGCTCAGAAGCAACAGGACATCGATTCGCCACCAGCCAGTGAGGGGGAAGAAAAGGCCAAGGGAAAACCCGACGAGGACCTGGAGGGAAAACCACCGGCTGAAGAGAAAGCAGAAAATATCATCCAGAAAAATCCAAACTCCAAAGAGGAAATACCCTGGAAAGACATTCCCCATACTGATAAGTATGAAGAAGACACTCCCAAACACTATGCGCTTAATACTGTGATAGAAAGGCCAATGACTTCCAAACTGCTGGGCAGTATTTCCAAATCCAAGAAGCCAGAAGACCCTGCAGAAGGAGCTCCTTTAGGGAGGAGACTGCTGCACTTCATCTCTGCAGACAGAGGCTTCCTGCCGTGGGAGAGGAGGAAATACTTCCAGAAACTGCTTGAGGTGAGTAGGACCCACTTTTCCACTTTTCTACCTACCGTagactttattttgaatatCAATCTCTTTTGTTACAGGAAGAGGAGCGACTGCAGAGAGAAGTGTCGTTTGAGGTCGACAGCGGCGCCACACGACGAAGGCTGCAGGACACTTTTGCCGACTCCCTGCGCCACGTCAACAAGCTGCTCAACGGCCAGTTTGGATTCACGTCCCGCAAGGTCCCCGCACACATGCCTCACATGATCGACCGCCTCATcatgcaggagctgcaggacacGTGAGTGTGGTCCAGATTCTCCGGCAATCCCGACGAGgcggcgtcgtcgtcgtctcAAACCGCTCCTCGCTCTTTTCCTCCCAGATTCCCAGAGGCGTTTGACAAGACGTCGGGCCATCGCGTCCGTCACCCAGAGGACATGCAGTTCGCCTTCTCGTACTTCTACTTCCTGATGAGTGCTCAGCAGCGGCTCAACGTGTCCGAGGTGTTTGACGAGATCGACACGGACCACTCCGGCGTCCTTTCCGACCGCGAGATCCGCACTCTGGCCACACGGATCCACGAGCTGCCGCTCAGCCTCCAGGTCCGTCCTGGTTTTGACGAATCTTCTGAGACCCCTCAGCTAATAGAGTATAACATTTCTTCCAGTTTTGAAGTCTAATATTTCTTTCTAGGACTTGACAGGCCTGGAGCAGATGTTGATAAACTGCTCCAAGACTCTCCCGACTAACCTGACCCAGCTGCACCTGGTGAACCCAACGCAGGAGGCCTACTATGACCCAAGCATGGTGAGCCACACTTCAAGTAAATGGCTCGGAACAAAACGGAAAACCTTTTTAATTCAATCATTTGAATCCACTGCAAATGCTAATCAATCCACAGCCTCCTGTCACTAAAGGCCTCGTCCTGTACTGCAAGCCCATCACAGAACGCATCCAGAAAGCCTTCAAGGACCAGAATAAGTACAAGTGAGGGCCTTTTAAGTTCTGTTGTGCAGCCTGTGTTGGAATTCAGGTACTCTCACTGCTTTGCTTTATTGTTGCTAATGGCAACGCGTGCTTTGTCACAGGTTTGAGGtcatgggggaggaggagatagcTTTCAAGATGGTGCGGACCAACGTCTCCCATGTGGTTGGACAGTTGGATGACATTCGGAAGAATCCCAGgtggtttattatttttttttaatacttttgacCTTCTTTTGATTGCATTCCATCGGTGATGCAACCAAACCATACTGAGGTTTGTCTTTTCATAAATCCCCAACAGGAAGTTCATCTGTCTGAATGATAACATCGACCACAGCCATAAGGACGCTTCCACTGTGAAAGCTGTGCTGAGAGACTTCTATGAGTCCATGTTCCCACTGCCTTCCCAGTTTGAACTGCCAAGAGAGTATCGCAACAGATTCCTGCATATGGAGGAGCTCCAGGAGTGGTAGGATGTGAACTTTAGAGATATTTTTGAATCCTTTGTCCATGTGGGCGTGTAATTTTATCAAGCTATTTCTTTTTCCACTATCCTCCTGAGATTAGAATTTGCATCTGTCATCACGTAGAACCCAGCGGTGTCAGGTTGGACCAATGGGAAGCCTCCGGGGGCTTAGGAGGGTTTTTGCCAGGGATCTTGCTCCTGTTCGCAGGGAGGCTTCAGCGGGAGAATGCCAGACTTGCAAAGAGGCTTTAAAATTAGACCGAGCTGCCTCAGATCAGTCACTAGCTGTGAGATACTTGCAAGATCATTACACAGCTCAGCCCCTCGTCTAGTCCTCTGTCCCCCCACTCCCCATCCCCCACCTCCGGCTCCTCTCTTTGATTTCGTAAGTAACTGCCAGATGGCGTTGGGTGATGTCACCGTGTCACCCTTTTGCCCCGCTGCCCTCTGCATATTGTACGTTTCCTTCTTGTTACAGAACAGCACGACTAGCCTCCCCATGCCAGATGTTGTTTctgcacctgctgctgttttgcctAAAACTAACAATTTGTGGGTTTCTTGCAGGCGAGTATATCGGGACAAGCTGAAGTTCTGGACGCACTGCGTCCTCGTGACCCTCGTCATCTTCACCATCATGTCGTTCTTTGCTGAGCAGGTCGGTGTGTCCTACACACACGGTTTTATTTACACATCCAGTTAAAGAACCCCGGACACTCAAACTCCTCTGTTCCCgtgattcactttttttttttttttttgtcttcctgtaGTCTCATGCAGTTTCTAATTATGCCATTTCCTATTCTTCCCTCTGTCCGCAGCTGATTCTGTTAAAGCGAAAGTTGTTCCCAAGACGCAGAGTAAGCAAAGACGGCAACCCTGAGCGggtgtgaaaaaacaaacaaaaacaaaaacagaaaagaaaccaggatttccctcctcttctttctgctcTTCCAGCTCTGTGCAGCCTCAGAAGGGAGGATTTAGCCCGGAGGGGAGCTGGGTGGAAACGGGAACCCGAAGCCCTGCGTACTTGTGTTGCATCAGCACGTACAGCGGATAGACACTCACGTGAGATGGGGAtgaagtatttttttcttttttataagaCAATGGCTGGGGCTGGTCTGTGAAAgaacaccaacacacatttgaaaTTACACAAACACTCCAATCTGCACCACCCTCCTCGCTCCTGCCATGTTTTATATTGACAGCAGCTGCCAGGACTTGTTGTCGTTGTTTGTGCAGCGAATGAGTTTTACTATGAAATCCACAAACTGTTGTGTTTAAAGCTCAAATGATTACAAGACCGATATTCTGATCACAATCTGTTAATCGTTTGAAGCAGTTTTTAAGGAGCAATGCCAAACATTTGTTGTTACCTGCTTCTTACATCGgactattttctgtttttgtattgCCGACAGTTGATtatctttgggttttggacagctggtcaaacaaaacacttttgaaGAGATACGGTTTGTGTCCCGGGAAGGCGTGCAAAGCTTTTTGACAAAGGAGAGAAATGAAACGTGGGGGAAAACAGTGGATCGGTACACAGACGACAAATGTAGCCCTGGTTAGTGTTTGGCTTTTAACACTACGGCTTCATTTTAAGGAAATTATGTTAAAAGGTACAAACAATAACTCTTAAATGTTGGTTGTTGGTCTGTCTATGAATAACATGCAAACTTGAAGTGCCTTCGTTGTTCATTCCTGCTTgtctgaacattttttttatttttctgtcacCCTTTTTCAAGTGATTTACAATCAGAACAATGGGATTATAGGATTATGTGAGTCTTAATGTGGTTTGAATTGATAAGTGAACACGTAATGCTTTTATAGCCTCCTGTATTCGTGTCCCTGTGGGACTCAACAGGCTCGCTACTGTCTGAAATTCAGACTCCCTCAGCATGATCGGTAACGTATTTTGATTGTATTATTGTGACAGTGAGCCTGGTGACCGATGCTTCTGATTTGAATGCTGCAGAATGTAAACATCGCCTCCGACTGGGCTCGTCAACCGCCCCACCTTTATTGTATTATCCTGAATTGTCAATTGTTCTTTTAAGATGacgacaaaaaaggaaaaagtgacAAGTCGATGTCGTCAGCATTTTACCGCTGGCGTAACAGTCTTGATGTACTCTATGACGTTAGCAGGCGAGGCGATGATTTTACATTCCCGGACAATAGGAATCTCTCAGATTTGCATTGGTTCAATAACGCTCACtgactaaaataaaaaagcgTGTCTTGTTTCAgtcgtctttgtgtttgtcttgcgTGAATGAAGTCTAGCAGACAGTCTCCGGGTTACAGCAAGTACAACTTAGGGTTACTTGACTGGAGTATTTCAATGTTGTGCCACTTTGCACTCCATTATATTGCAGCAGgcaatattgtactttttactccaacatttcttttattattacaattaaAATTTTGTGTGTCAAGGGTGTGAGGTGTTGCAACTGTACCAACAAAGATATGTTTTGTAAATTAGTTTCACGGAACCTTATTTGATACCCAATGATTAAAGAAATTCCTAAAAGGCCATGTTAGCAGCTCCGTGAGGGTTTACTTTAGCATAACGGTGCTTTTGAGCTAACGTTACATGCTGATGACGACAGCTTGTCCCTTCAGGCCTCCGTGCAAAGCCACTCCCCCCAAATTCatcaataaacaacaaaattcaacctaattaattaaaacaaccCACATGGCTACTGCTCGTATACTCACGTTCATGAAGCTAGCGGCTCGTATAAGGCTCCGTTGTGGTATAATCGTTGCGCAAAGAGCGAACGATGGCGCCTAATAGGCAAATTGTATTCAATCAACGCGTCCTATCGCGGGATTTCAGAACGCGACTTCTGTTTGAGCGAGACTTTGATAACGTCGAGGCAGAGAAAGCTGATAGATTGTCGGACCCCAATCGTTTAgtttttccaaataaaaaaatatatgaaatatttgtatACTTATCTAGTGATTAATTACATTTCAACCAAATGTCTTTCCAGTAGTTCTAGTACTTGATCAATTTGACAAATTGTCcccttttaaatattcagaCACAAACGCATGAGTAAATAGGGTCAAGTTGAAAAATAGTTTTCCCTTTgactatttatttaaatgaggaTCTTTCAGATTGCCACCTGAAGTAAATGGTTCAGCGTGGACAATAACGCATCACATGAAAAATATTGTCTTTATTACAATCTTTTCCACTCATACAGTATCTGTTAGTAGAAAGGTGTTTTACTGTATTATTGAACAGTGCAACATGGTGGTAAAATGAAGGTTGTACACTTCAATGCATAGTTCCAAAGTCCATCGTAAATTTACTGAAATCATGTTTGGGACGAGCCCATCTTTTATAGTCCGtgatcctgcagcagcagaaactGAGAGGACActttttcaaatcaaattcaAGAGTACCATTGTCTTTTATCCTTTTACCAGCACTACTATCCCTTTTGAACCAAAATAACCTGAAATATGAATAAACCAGGTTACACAAC
This window contains:
- the gnptab gene encoding N-acetylglucosamine-1-phosphotransferase subunits alpha/beta isoform X1, with product MRRNASSRRTMVVVNSVLKLLQRQTYTCLSHRYGLYLCFGGMVLMIVSAFQFGEVVVEWSRDQYHVLFDSYRDNVGGKSFQSRLCLPMPIDVVYTWVNGTDVALLKELKTVKEQLEEEQRALRERLGKNTSETTEVPKESVKLECLLSHCIMAPMLALDPPPPANLTLKELLLSPAFSAAKELLLMNKAFHTSTTVSVVVFHSQAEADKAFTDVSKEDQKFSVSRCYLTTDKEAPGLIRMQSLAYLSGFPASFKETEQLRVKLPSVITNSLKQFELYSEAGVALLHLKTPQDFTDLTQQAKKNLTLDGKELTISPGYLFWDLTAISQSKQDEDVSASRFEDNEELRYSLRSVERHAPWVRHIFIVTNGQIPSWLNLDNPRVTVVPHQDIFLNSSHLPTFSSPSIETHIHRIPGLSQKFIYLNDDVMFGKDVWPDDFYSHSKGQKVYLTWPVPNCAEGCPGSWIKDGYCDKACNNSACDWDGGDCLGAAGNGRFGAGVGGAGPGGGGGQVWQFAGGLGGLGATSYCNQGCANSWLADKFCDQACNVLSCGFDVGDCGQEHFTELLRVTLMRNQSLYTLPVGETRPYFSFERLARRISEAHVSDNPALRHSSVANKWKTIHLLLHPGHNATQLQYNLTFQRDDATEFVMSFSVAVDTREVPQANVSQAASKDSDQDPKPTSTPEPTVPFADVPEDQRGPRIQKSQPGEPLVVVEAPSLNVSLLPAAVQSELQKLEEKLLIGDITVKGYNLTKAGLLKPYKALAQKQQDIDSPPASEGEEKAKGKPDEDLEGKPPAEEKAENIIQKNPNSKEEIPWKDIPHTDKYEEDTPKHYALNTVIERPMTSKLLGSISKSKKPEDPAEGAPLGRRLLHFISADRGFLPWERRKYFQKLLEEEERLQREVSFEVDSGATRRRLQDTFADSLRHVNKLLNGQFGFTSRKVPAHMPHMIDRLIMQELQDTFPEAFDKTSGHRVRHPEDMQFAFSYFYFLMSAQQRLNVSEVFDEIDTDHSGVLSDREIRTLATRIHELPLSLQDLTGLEQMLINCSKTLPTNLTQLHLVNPTQEAYYDPSMPPVTKGLVLYCKPITERIQKAFKDQNKYKFEVMGEEEIAFKMVRTNVSHVVGQLDDIRKNPRKFICLNDNIDHSHKDASTVKAVLRDFYESMFPLPSQFELPREYRNRFLHMEELQEWRVYRDKLKFWTHCVLVTLVIFTIMSFFAEQLILLKRKLFPRRRVSKDGNPERV
- the gnptab gene encoding N-acetylglucosamine-1-phosphotransferase subunits alpha/beta isoform X2, with amino-acid sequence MRRNASSRRTMVVVNSVLKLLQRQTYTCLSHRYGLYLCFGGMVLMIVSAFQFGEVVVEWSRDQYHVLFDSYRDNVGGKSFQSRLCLPMPIDVVYTWVNGTDVALLKELKTVKEQLEEEQRALRERLGKNTSETTEVPKESVKLECLLSHCIMAPMLALDPPPPANLTLKELLLSPAFSAAKELLLMNKAFHTSTTVSVVVFHSQAEADKAFTDVSKEDQKFSVSRCYLTTDKEAPGLIRMQSLAYLSGFPASFKETEQLRVKLPSVITNSLKQFELYSEAGVALLHLKTPQDFTDLTQQAKKNLTLDGKELTISPGYLFWDLTAISQSKQDEDVSASRFEDNEELRYSLRSVERHAPWVRHIFIVTNGQIPSWLNLDNPRVTVVPHQDIFLNSSHLPTFSSPSIETHIHRIPGLSQKFIYLNDDVMFGKDVWPDDFYSHSKGQKVYLTWPVPNCAEGCPGSWIKDGYCDKACNNSACDWDGGDCLGAAGNGRFGAGVGGAGPGGGGGQVWQFAGGLGGLGATSYCNQGCANSWLADKFCDQACNVLSCGFDVGDCGQEHFTELLRVTLMRNQSLYTLPVGETRPYFSFERLARRISEAHVSDNPALRHSSVANKWKTIHLLLHPGHNATQLQYNLTFQRDDATEFVMSFSVAVDTREVPQANVSQAASKDSDQDPKPTSTPEPTVPFADVPEDQRGPRIQKSQPGEPLVVVEAPSLNVSLLPAAVQSELQKLEEKLLIGDITVKGYNLTKAGLLKPYKALAQKQQDIDSPPASEGEEKAKGKPDEDLEGKPPAEEKAENIIQKNPNSKEEIPWKDIPHTDKYEEDTPKHYALNTVIERPMTSKLLGSISKSKKPEDPAEGAPLGRRLLHFISADRGFLPWERRKYFQKLLEEEERLQREVSFEVDSGATRRRLQDTFADSLRHVNKLLNGQFGFTSRKVPAHMPHMIDRLIMQELQDTFPEAFDKTSGHRVRHPEDMQFAFSYFYFLMSAQQRLNVSEVFDEIDTDHSGVLSDREIRTLATRIHELPLSLQDLTGLEQMLINCSKTLPTNLTQLHLVNPTQEAYYDPSMPPVTKGLVLYCKPITERIQKAFKDQNKYKFEVMGEEEIAFKMVRTNVSHVVGQLDDIRKNPRKFICLNDNIDHSHKDASTVKAVLRDFYESMFPLPSQFELPREYRNRFLHMEELQEWRVYRDKLKFWTHCVLVTLVIFTIMSFFAEQLILLKRKLFPRRRLCAASEGRI